From Desulfosoma caldarium, the proteins below share one genomic window:
- a CDS encoding molybdopterin molybdotransferase MoeA produces the protein MTPPREAIALKDAASLAVRFIRPASVEWVPLPQALHRILAQDLIAPFPLPGEARSRMDGYAVRADDTKGATAKQPRTLRCLEPTLSAGTNPSVIVEPGTAYRILTGAVLPRGADAVVPDEDVQRVEKTLRILRETSPGRWVSPQGERIPRGVIAVPSGHRLTPARLAAAAALGCSIVPVAARCRVALASTGDEIQDPGTPLRSAMSYADTRYLLAALVLSAGAVPVHMGCIPDDAARIAAALDKPAGDVVITTGGTGGGNKDLIFHVWNDLGVVPVFQGVAMKPGGSVALGHRKGVLYWALPGSPWAAQVIFHELILPMLHRCYGMKEPWFPPMWARLSRSITGKGREVRAVPGRLVSRRDGLWFDPHPHESSSTLPAMVTSNSYILVPAQGGLETETLVCARRLMGTFLDSNIQDPFQTPQNHALE, from the coding sequence ATGACGCCCCCACGTGAAGCCATAGCGCTCAAGGATGCGGCTTCTTTGGCCGTTCGATTCATTCGGCCGGCTTCGGTCGAATGGGTGCCCCTGCCGCAAGCCCTTCATCGCATTCTAGCTCAGGATCTCATCGCCCCTTTTCCCCTACCCGGTGAAGCACGATCGCGCATGGACGGCTATGCCGTAAGAGCTGATGACACCAAAGGGGCCACGGCAAAACAGCCCCGAACCCTGCGGTGCCTCGAGCCCACCCTGTCCGCGGGCACAAACCCTTCCGTGATCGTAGAACCCGGAACCGCGTATCGCATTCTCACCGGCGCCGTGCTGCCTCGAGGGGCCGATGCCGTGGTGCCCGACGAGGACGTGCAAAGGGTGGAAAAAACGCTGCGTATCTTGAGGGAAACAAGCCCAGGCCGGTGGGTGAGTCCTCAGGGAGAACGGATCCCCCGCGGCGTCATCGCCGTTCCATCCGGGCATCGCCTGACACCGGCTCGGCTCGCCGCCGCGGCCGCTTTAGGCTGCAGCATAGTTCCCGTGGCCGCTCGGTGTCGGGTCGCCTTAGCCAGCACCGGCGACGAAATCCAAGATCCCGGAACCCCTCTCAGGTCGGCTATGTCCTACGCGGACACGCGATACCTTTTGGCCGCCTTGGTGCTCAGCGCCGGTGCCGTCCCTGTGCACATGGGATGCATTCCGGACGACGCCGCGCGCATCGCCGCCGCTCTCGACAAGCCGGCAGGGGATGTGGTCATCACCACCGGAGGCACCGGAGGAGGGAACAAAGACTTGATCTTTCACGTGTGGAACGATCTTGGCGTTGTTCCCGTTTTTCAAGGGGTTGCCATGAAACCCGGAGGCAGCGTGGCATTGGGGCATCGAAAAGGCGTGCTCTATTGGGCTTTGCCTGGATCCCCCTGGGCCGCCCAGGTGATTTTTCACGAACTTATCTTGCCCATGCTGCACCGTTGCTATGGGATGAAAGAACCCTGGTTTCCTCCAATGTGGGCTAGGCTCAGCCGCTCCATCACAGGAAAAGGGCGCGAGGTTCGAGCGGTTCCGGGGCGCCTAGTATCCCGCCGCGACGGCCTGTGGTTTGATCCGCATCCCCATGAATCCTCCTCGACCCTGCCGGCTATGGTCACAAGCAATTCCTACATTTTAGTGCCTGCACAAGGCGGCCTTGAGACGGAAACTTTGGTCTGTGCACGGCGCCTCATGGGCACTTTTTTGGACTCGAACATCCAGGATCCTTTCCAAACCCCACAGAACCACGCCTTAGAATGA
- the mobA gene encoding molybdenum cofactor guanylyltransferase, with protein sequence MIAGAVLAGGESRRFGRNKALEVFQGVRLIDRAIANLATFCDPVMVVANDLIPYADLDVPLVRDVVPRFGPLAGIFTALYFSPHPWVFVRATDMPFLDLSLAQAMVALTHTPQAEVIVLKKGENFEPLMALYHVRCLAHIRRCLETDRRQVISFYRSVRVHAVEESQWRLYDPEGMSLWNINTPEDWQRTLELKNPPESAHSGGKSFKT encoded by the coding sequence GTGATTGCCGGAGCCGTCTTGGCGGGCGGAGAAAGCCGCCGATTTGGACGCAACAAGGCCTTGGAGGTTTTTCAGGGGGTTCGCCTCATTGATCGGGCCATCGCCAACCTGGCGACCTTCTGCGATCCGGTCATGGTGGTGGCCAATGATCTTATTCCCTACGCGGACCTGGACGTGCCTCTGGTGCGCGATGTGGTGCCTCGTTTCGGACCCCTGGCCGGCATTTTCACCGCTTTGTACTTTTCTCCTCATCCCTGGGTTTTCGTGCGGGCCACGGACATGCCCTTTCTGGACCTCTCATTGGCCCAGGCCATGGTTGCCTTGACCCACACGCCCCAGGCGGAGGTGATCGTGCTCAAAAAGGGAGAAAACTTCGAACCCCTCATGGCCCTCTACCATGTGCGCTGTCTTGCGCATATTCGGCGATGCTTGGAAACAGATCGACGACAAGTTATTAGTTTTTACCGAAGCGTGCGGGTTCATGCCGTGGAAGAATCGCAATGGCGCCTTTATGACCCCGAAGGCATGAGTCTTTGGAACATTAATACGCCCGAGGATTGGCAACGCACGCTGGAACTCAAAAACCCGCCTGAATCAGCGCATTCCGGCGGGAAGTCCTTCAAGACATGA
- the mobB gene encoding molybdopterin-guanine dinucleotide biosynthesis protein B, giving the protein MVPIVCIVGASNVGKTTFLEKLIPALTRRGYRVGTVKHDVHGFDMDREGKDTWRHAQAGAQTIAISSPERVASIRTVPHELPLEDVVSRYFWDEDLVLAEGFKRSMFPKIEVFRSAIEPQPLCSPSDNLIALVTDAPVDTEVPRFGFDQVEGVADFLESRYLKNRKRPRVLVQLDGKKLPMKDFVQDFIAGGLVGMVSQLRGWRRPKQLRVTITLGDNA; this is encoded by the coding sequence ATGGTTCCCATCGTCTGTATCGTCGGAGCTTCCAACGTTGGAAAAACCACCTTTCTGGAAAAGCTCATTCCCGCACTGACACGGCGTGGTTACCGTGTGGGCACGGTCAAGCACGATGTGCACGGCTTTGACATGGATCGGGAAGGCAAGGACACCTGGCGGCACGCTCAAGCTGGGGCTCAAACCATCGCCATTTCCTCCCCCGAGCGCGTCGCCTCCATTCGCACCGTCCCTCACGAACTTCCCCTGGAAGACGTGGTTTCCCGCTATTTCTGGGACGAGGATCTGGTGCTCGCTGAAGGGTTCAAACGCTCCATGTTTCCAAAGATCGAAGTCTTTCGGTCGGCCATCGAGCCGCAGCCTTTGTGTTCCCCTTCCGACAATCTCATCGCCCTGGTCACGGACGCGCCCGTGGACACGGAAGTGCCTCGGTTTGGCTTTGACCAGGTGGAAGGTGTCGCCGATTTCCTGGAATCGCGCTACCTTAAGAACCGAAAGCGCCCTCGCGTACTGGTGCAACTGGACGGGAAAAAACTGCCCATGAAAGATTTCGTCCAGGACTTTATCGCCGGAGGTCTGGTGGGCATGGTGAGCCAGCTTCGGGGTTGGAGGCGTCCGAAGCAGCTTCGCGTCACCATTACTTTGGGAGACAATGCGTGA
- a CDS encoding aldehyde dehydrogenase family protein, translating to MSGLGAGPAGRNTVDWRGNQAHEDVKEKFGFWVDGAEQWAEPWMAVVDPASEEPMATVPVCDAAWVDRAVLGASKAQKLWKETAPQHRRDVLRSLAERVRTHRESLTHLLGRETGKPKQAAVAEVDNTAHLIDYFAEEGYRLSGLIPLLGDPQRHTLVVREPLGVVGAITPFNYPLSTLACKAASALAVGCAVVAKPDEHTPLSTLALARIFTEAGLPSGLLQVVTGPGPVTGAALVDHPNVRGISFTGSTEVGKEIQRRAASSVKRLILELGGSCPAIVCHDADWRTHLPHMVAQAYKNSGQYCYRITRFYVARNVWKPFFDEFMARVMELRVGHPLNPQTVLGPLNHQGILRRVREQVWRLQQAGATVFQAPLPKELHRGFYFPPTVITNIEPQTPELHEEIFGPVTFLIPFDDEAQAIVEANRSPYGLAAYVFTQNLAKGLRLAHRLEAGSVWINGVHQALPEAPFGGMKESGLGREKSRFGVEAFTELKTLYLAYA from the coding sequence GTGAGCGGGTTGGGCGCAGGCCCGGCGGGACGAAATACTGTGGATTGGCGCGGCAACCAGGCACACGAGGACGTCAAAGAAAAGTTCGGGTTTTGGGTGGACGGGGCCGAACAATGGGCCGAGCCGTGGATGGCCGTTGTGGATCCGGCGTCGGAAGAGCCGATGGCCACAGTGCCCGTGTGCGATGCTGCCTGGGTGGATCGAGCCGTTCTGGGAGCATCCAAAGCCCAGAAGCTCTGGAAAGAGACGGCGCCGCAGCATCGGCGCGATGTGCTGCGATCCCTCGCCGAACGGGTTCGAACCCACCGGGAATCTCTGACACATCTTCTTGGTCGAGAAACCGGCAAGCCAAAGCAGGCGGCCGTGGCGGAAGTGGACAACACAGCCCACCTGATCGATTATTTCGCCGAAGAAGGCTACCGCCTTTCAGGACTTATCCCTCTCCTAGGGGATCCTCAAAGACACACCTTGGTTGTGCGAGAACCCCTGGGCGTGGTGGGCGCCATCACGCCATTTAACTACCCCTTGAGCACCCTGGCTTGCAAAGCGGCCTCGGCCTTGGCCGTGGGTTGTGCCGTGGTGGCCAAGCCCGATGAGCACACACCCCTGTCCACCCTGGCCTTAGCAAGGATTTTCACCGAGGCCGGCCTTCCTTCGGGCCTGCTGCAAGTGGTGACCGGACCCGGGCCCGTCACCGGAGCTGCTCTGGTGGATCATCCCAACGTTCGGGGCATTTCCTTTACCGGCAGTACGGAGGTGGGCAAGGAGATTCAACGGCGGGCGGCCAGCAGTGTCAAACGACTCATTCTGGAACTGGGCGGCTCGTGCCCTGCCATCGTATGCCACGACGCGGACTGGCGCACGCACCTGCCTCACATGGTGGCGCAAGCCTACAAAAACTCAGGCCAGTATTGCTACCGCATCACCCGTTTCTATGTGGCTCGAAACGTGTGGAAGCCTTTTTTTGATGAATTCATGGCACGGGTGATGGAACTTCGCGTCGGACATCCCTTAAACCCCCAAACCGTGCTGGGGCCGCTCAACCATCAGGGCATTCTCCGGCGCGTGCGCGAACAGGTGTGGAGGCTGCAGCAGGCAGGGGCCACCGTCTTTCAGGCGCCATTGCCGAAAGAACTGCATCGAGGGTTTTATTTTCCGCCAACCGTTATCACAAACATTGAACCTCAGACACCCGAGCTCCACGAAGAAATCTTCGGTCCCGTGACTTTTCTCATCCCTTTTGACGATGAAGCCCAGGCGATTGTCGAAGCCAATCGGTCTCCCTATGGCCTGGCGGCTTATGTGTTCACCCAAAACCTGGCCAAAGGACTGCGCTTGGCTCACAGGCTGGAAGCCGGCAGTGTATGGATCAACGGCGTACACCAGGCCCTGCCGGAAGCCCCCTTTGGCGGCATGAAGGAAAGTGGGCTGGGACGCGAAAAATCGCGCTTCGGTGTGGAAGCCTTTACCGAATTGAAAACCCTCTACCTGGCCTATGCCTAG
- the lgt gene encoding prolipoprotein diacylglyceryl transferase, with the protein MIDYPQIRPEIIAIGPIRVRWYGLMYVLGFLTTYYLAPRLPKAKAIGLTSERMQDLIVYLAVGLVVGARLGFLIFYQYDNWSFYLNHPIEIIATWHGGMSFHGGFIGSVLAGWIYCRRTGLPFWGVGDCVAVTAPIGLGLGRLGNFINGELYGRPSTVPWAMIFPDGGPVPRHPSQIYEALGEGALLFAILWWMSRRPRENGTLVMAFLFFYGAIRFVLEFFREPDENLGFLWGHWTMGQVLCTAMMVVAAFLYLQRRMRRTLSVDVRK; encoded by the coding sequence ATGATCGACTATCCGCAGATTCGACCGGAAATCATTGCCATCGGGCCCATTCGGGTACGCTGGTACGGTTTGATGTACGTGCTGGGGTTCTTGACCACGTACTATCTAGCGCCAAGGCTTCCTAAGGCCAAGGCAATCGGCCTGACGTCCGAACGGATGCAGGACCTAATCGTTTACCTGGCCGTGGGGTTGGTGGTTGGAGCCCGACTGGGCTTTCTCATTTTTTACCAGTATGACAACTGGTCCTTTTACCTGAATCATCCCATAGAAATCATCGCGACATGGCACGGCGGCATGTCCTTTCACGGCGGTTTTATCGGCAGCGTTCTTGCCGGATGGATTTATTGCCGGCGAACCGGACTTCCTTTTTGGGGTGTGGGGGACTGTGTGGCCGTAACGGCTCCCATCGGCCTGGGGTTGGGGCGCCTGGGCAATTTCATCAACGGAGAATTATACGGAAGGCCCAGCACTGTGCCCTGGGCTATGATCTTTCCCGACGGCGGCCCCGTGCCTCGGCATCCCTCCCAGATCTATGAGGCTTTGGGGGAAGGGGCACTGCTTTTTGCCATTCTGTGGTGGATGTCTCGCCGCCCTCGCGAAAACGGAACGCTTGTCATGGCGTTTCTGTTTTTCTACGGAGCCATTCGGTTTGTCTTGGAGTTTTTTCGAGAACCCGATGAAAACCTGGGCTTTCTGTGGGGGCACTGGACCATGGGACAGGTTTTGTGTACAGCGATGATGGTTGTGGCCGCTTTTCTTTATCTGCAGCGTCGCATGCGGCGCACATTGTCGGTTGATGTGAGGAAATAA
- a CDS encoding GNAT family N-acetyltransferase, with translation MNDTQNHLAESAPKATDAWRERWPKKVKDARRAFRAVKRGQRIFIGSACGEPQHLVRALEENLPNLADMEILHILSLGTHTFLEENYHGKCRLKSFFVAAASRKAVAEGRADYTPINLGDVPGLFRSGALPIDVALIQVSPPDEHGFCSLGISVDIVKAAAESAKTVIAQVNSHMPRTLGDSFIHVDEIDVLIPWDEPLLEMHPSPITPEASAIGVQAAKLIEDGSTIRVGVGSIPSAVLYALEDKKDLGVHTDMLTDAYLHLVEKGVITNAKKTLHPGKIVASFCIGTRALFNFVHNNPMVALHPAEYTNNYLVISQNDRMVSVNSALEIDLTGQVCSDSMGYRIYSGVGGSVDFLRGARNSRGGKTITVLTSLTQDGRSRIVPTLTPGGGVVITRGGVQFVVTEYGIAQLQGKSLRERALALIGIAHPDFREELTRHAYSIQLLKREQFAIRAAKAIYPEELEITQVFDETTKVFFRPAKPTDERMLREFFYSLPKDEAYIRFLSTMKVYPQVDIHRLVNIDYDKEMTLVGVVGHMEEQRIVAVGRFIADEESPGAEVDFAVHPDYGRRGIASFMIQYLSEIAIKSGIRQFRAYIRPGNERVFGIFQRLGYFVETSNMEGFYEIRVHFDKPVDVCLTEVAS, from the coding sequence ATGAACGACACCCAGAACCATTTGGCGGAATCAGCCCCAAAGGCCACCGATGCCTGGCGGGAACGATGGCCAAAGAAAGTGAAAGACGCGCGCCGAGCCTTTCGAGCCGTGAAAAGAGGCCAGAGAATTTTCATTGGGTCGGCCTGCGGAGAACCTCAGCACTTGGTTCGAGCTCTGGAGGAAAATCTGCCCAACCTGGCAGACATGGAAATTCTTCACATCCTCAGCTTGGGAACCCACACGTTCTTGGAAGAAAACTACCATGGCAAGTGCCGCCTGAAATCATTCTTTGTGGCGGCCGCATCCCGCAAGGCGGTGGCCGAAGGGCGCGCTGACTACACGCCCATCAATCTGGGCGATGTCCCCGGGCTGTTTCGCAGTGGAGCGCTTCCCATTGATGTAGCCCTCATTCAGGTTTCCCCGCCGGACGAGCACGGTTTCTGTTCGCTGGGCATATCGGTGGATATTGTCAAGGCAGCTGCAGAGAGCGCCAAGACGGTCATCGCGCAAGTCAACAGCCACATGCCTCGCACTTTGGGTGATTCATTTATTCACGTGGATGAGATCGACGTGCTGATTCCATGGGATGAGCCGTTGTTGGAAATGCATCCATCGCCCATCACTCCCGAGGCTTCGGCCATCGGCGTCCAAGCGGCCAAGCTCATCGAAGACGGGTCCACCATCCGCGTCGGCGTGGGTTCTATTCCCAGCGCCGTCCTTTATGCCCTGGAAGACAAGAAAGACCTCGGCGTGCATACGGACATGCTCACCGATGCCTACCTGCATCTGGTGGAAAAAGGAGTCATTACCAACGCCAAAAAGACGCTGCACCCGGGAAAGATCGTCGCCAGCTTTTGCATCGGCACACGGGCTCTGTTTAATTTCGTCCACAACAATCCCATGGTGGCCCTGCATCCCGCGGAATATACCAACAACTACCTGGTCATTTCCCAAAACGACAGAATGGTGTCCGTCAATTCCGCCTTGGAAATCGATCTGACCGGCCAGGTGTGTTCGGATTCCATGGGCTATCGGATCTACAGCGGCGTGGGCGGGTCCGTGGATTTTCTGAGAGGTGCTCGAAATTCCAGGGGAGGCAAGACCATCACAGTGCTGACATCCTTGACGCAAGATGGCCGTTCTCGCATCGTCCCCACGCTTACTCCAGGCGGTGGCGTGGTGATCACTCGTGGAGGAGTGCAGTTTGTGGTGACCGAATACGGCATCGCTCAGCTTCAGGGCAAGAGCCTTCGAGAGAGGGCTTTGGCTCTCATCGGGATTGCGCATCCGGATTTTCGCGAAGAATTGACGCGCCATGCCTACAGCATTCAACTGCTCAAGAGAGAACAATTCGCCATTCGAGCCGCCAAAGCGATTTATCCCGAAGAATTGGAAATCACGCAGGTGTTTGACGAGACCACGAAAGTCTTTTTCCGGCCGGCTAAGCCGACGGACGAACGGATGCTTCGGGAGTTCTTTTATTCTCTACCCAAGGACGAAGCCTATATTCGGTTTCTTTCCACCATGAAAGTCTATCCTCAGGTGGACATTCATCGTCTGGTGAACATTGACTACGACAAGGAAATGACCTTGGTGGGCGTGGTGGGCCACATGGAGGAACAGAGGATTGTCGCGGTCGGTCGGTTCATCGCAGACGAGGAGTCCCCGGGGGCGGAAGTGGATTTTGCGGTGCACCCCGACTACGGTCGGCGGGGCATTGCCTCATTCATGATTCAATACCTTTCGGAAATTGCCATTAAAAGCGGTATCCGTCAGTTTCGGGCCTACATTCGACCAGGCAACGAAAGAGTCTTTGGCATCTTTCAACGGTTGGGATACTTCGTGGAGACTTCTAACATGGAAGGCTTCTACGAGATTCGCGTCCATTTTGACAAGCCTGTGGATGTGTGTCTCACCGAGGTGGCGTCGTAA
- a CDS encoding MBL fold metallo-hydrolase, with amino-acid sequence MSVPKNLYIYPWESYTENNCNSFVIDGSVRILIDPGHAHLLHHLEARMVRDGFSLEDIHVALATHPHPDHCEGLVKLKELGALIAMHEEALAFLSRFRAQWEQMTGQRMPDFPVDFFIKEGRLELGSEVLQVLETPGHAPGSVCFYWQEPGVLFSGDVVFVQSVGRVDLPGGHAGLLARSLEKIMSLDSQVLCPGHGPVLEGRGAVKENFYLIRQYFFAHQASPSSPQ; translated from the coding sequence ATGTCCGTACCGAAGAACTTGTACATCTATCCTTGGGAAAGTTATACGGAAAACAACTGCAACAGCTTCGTGATTGACGGTTCCGTAAGAATTCTCATCGATCCAGGGCACGCTCACCTGTTGCATCACCTGGAAGCTCGCATGGTTCGGGACGGATTCAGCCTCGAAGACATTCACGTCGCTCTGGCCACCCATCCCCATCCCGATCACTGTGAAGGACTGGTGAAACTCAAGGAATTGGGGGCACTCATCGCCATGCATGAGGAGGCTTTGGCGTTCCTGAGCCGTTTTCGTGCCCAATGGGAGCAGATGACCGGGCAGAGAATGCCCGACTTTCCCGTGGACTTTTTCATAAAGGAAGGCCGACTGGAACTCGGTTCAGAAGTGTTGCAGGTGCTGGAAACGCCGGGGCACGCGCCGGGGTCTGTCTGTTTTTACTGGCAGGAACCGGGGGTGCTCTTTTCCGGGGATGTGGTTTTTGTCCAGAGCGTAGGCCGCGTGGACCTGCCCGGCGGCCATGCGGGCTTGCTGGCCCGCAGCCTGGAGAAGATCATGTCTTTAGACAGTCAAGTTCTGTGCCCGGGACATGGGCCCGTGCTGGAAGGCCGTGGCGCCGTGAAAGAGAATTTTTATCTTATTCGCCAATACTTTTTCGCCCATCAGGCATCGCCGTCCTCGCCACAGTGA
- a CDS encoding S41 family peptidase: MRKGSRKAKLVIMTVCVALAGWMALRAMATGAEKGVYEQLRLFSDVLNLVQDHYVEEVDSQKLIYGAISGMLRELDPHSSFLRPEDYKELEIETKGKFGGIGIEITIRNGVLTVVAPLEGTPADKAGIQANDQIIRIDGAPTQEMSLMEAVQKMRGPKGTKVKLTIMREGQRKPLEFELTRDIISVQSVRTRYLEKGYGYVRISSFQSGTGRDLRKVLEKLETEEKPLQGLILDLRNNPGGLLDQAVAVADEFLDSGLIVYTGGRRENQQMRFEATKNAVPHAYPIVVLVNGGSASASEIVAGALQDHRRAVVMGEPTFGKGSVQTVIPLNDGSAVRLTTALYYTPSGRSIQAKGITPDIVVKRVVPNPENGNEEVTRRLREKDLPRHMEAPSEGSEEQDKSAPEMQSTETEKWLEADNQVRHALELLKSYRIMAETRYK; encoded by the coding sequence ATGCGAAAAGGGAGCAGAAAAGCGAAGTTGGTCATCATGACCGTGTGTGTGGCCTTGGCGGGATGGATGGCGTTGAGGGCCATGGCGACGGGGGCTGAAAAGGGTGTCTACGAGCAGTTGAGGCTCTTTAGCGATGTCCTGAACCTGGTGCAAGATCATTACGTGGAAGAGGTGGATTCCCAGAAGCTCATCTACGGGGCCATCAGCGGCATGTTGCGGGAACTGGACCCGCACTCGTCCTTTCTGCGGCCGGAAGACTACAAGGAGTTGGAAATTGAAACCAAGGGCAAGTTCGGCGGCATTGGCATTGAGATCACCATTCGCAACGGCGTGCTGACGGTGGTGGCGCCCTTGGAAGGCACACCGGCAGACAAGGCCGGCATTCAGGCCAACGATCAGATCATCAGGATCGATGGCGCACCCACCCAGGAAATGAGCCTCATGGAAGCCGTGCAAAAGATGCGGGGCCCCAAGGGCACTAAGGTCAAGCTCACCATCATGCGCGAAGGCCAGCGCAAGCCTCTGGAATTTGAGCTGACCCGGGATATCATTTCGGTCCAGAGTGTTCGAACCCGGTATCTGGAAAAGGGTTATGGGTATGTGCGCATTTCCAGTTTTCAGAGTGGCACAGGGCGGGATTTGCGCAAGGTGTTAGAGAAGCTGGAAACGGAAGAAAAACCGTTGCAGGGTTTGATTCTGGACCTGCGCAACAATCCTGGAGGCCTGCTGGATCAGGCCGTGGCCGTGGCGGATGAGTTCCTGGACTCGGGCCTCATCGTCTACACCGGCGGTCGTCGTGAAAATCAGCAAATGCGTTTCGAAGCCACGAAGAACGCCGTGCCTCACGCCTATCCCATCGTGGTTTTGGTGAACGGAGGTAGCGCCAGTGCATCGGAGATTGTTGCGGGAGCGCTTCAGGACCATCGCCGGGCGGTCGTGATGGGTGAGCCCACCTTTGGCAAAGGTTCCGTGCAGACCGTGATTCCTTTGAATGATGGATCGGCGGTGCGGCTCACCACGGCGCTGTATTACACGCCCAGCGGACGATCCATTCAGGCCAAGGGTATCACCCCGGACATCGTGGTCAAGCGGGTGGTGCCTAATCCGGAAAATGGCAACGAAGAGGTGACGCGACGGCTTCGCGAAAAGGATTTGCCTCGCCACATGGAGGCGCCTTCTGAAGGTTCCGAAGAGCAAGACAAGAGCGCACCGGAAATGCAGTCGACGGAAACGGAAAAATGGCTGGAGGCGGACAATCAGGTGCGCCATGCCTTGGAGTTGCTAAAAAGTTACCGCATCATGGCCGAGACGCGGTACAAGTAG
- a CDS encoding divergent polysaccharide deacetylase family protein, translating to MASAQGKRRSTLKNRTRSGSGQRPRTGASAVGSSARKPARESVFVPLLTVWIVALFLLVTLILWAKGNPFYRSDRSGKETRTAAVSLPSSQAPALQKKKPTVLNRPSKEDRSKPTGFHEGAKDAPAVASVPKTPPGPLLPSPVPKKPAVGRVALVIDDFGQDLAMARKFINLAVPVTFSVLPHLPHTREVAALAAAHGHEVLLHMPMEPYGYPKINPGQGTLLVAMTPQQIVTEIDKALRENPYARGINNHMGSRFTEDPEAMRVVLQHLKSKDFYFLDSYTSGQSAALSVARELGMACARRDIFLDHEPTEEFVRRQVLKVIRRAKLQGQAVAIGHPHAVTLKVLQQEADTFAKEGLEVVPLKKLLEEPSRENGAESGVS from the coding sequence ATGGCCTCAGCCCAAGGTAAGCGGCGATCGACACTGAAGAATCGCACGAGAAGCGGGTCGGGTCAAAGGCCGCGCACGGGCGCCTCTGCCGTCGGCTCTTCGGCTCGAAAGCCCGCTAGGGAAAGCGTCTTTGTTCCCCTGCTGACCGTGTGGATCGTGGCGTTGTTTCTTTTGGTGACCCTTATCCTGTGGGCCAAGGGCAATCCTTTTTACCGGTCCGACCGAAGTGGCAAGGAAACGCGAACGGCTGCGGTCTCCCTTCCTTCTTCCCAGGCGCCGGCTTTGCAAAAAAAAAAGCCTACAGTGTTGAATCGGCCTTCGAAAGAAGACAGATCAAAGCCCACTGGATTCCATGAGGGGGCGAAGGACGCCCCCGCGGTGGCGTCGGTGCCCAAAACTCCCCCCGGCCCTTTGTTACCTTCCCCTGTTCCGAAAAAGCCTGCCGTGGGCCGCGTCGCTTTGGTCATAGACGATTTCGGCCAAGATCTGGCCATGGCGCGAAAATTCATCAACCTCGCGGTGCCCGTGACATTTTCTGTTCTGCCCCATTTGCCACACACGCGTGAAGTGGCGGCTTTGGCGGCGGCCCATGGGCACGAGGTTTTACTGCATATGCCCATGGAACCTTATGGGTATCCAAAGATCAATCCAGGTCAAGGCACCCTGCTGGTGGCCATGACGCCGCAGCAAATAGTGACCGAAATCGACAAGGCTCTAAGGGAAAATCCCTACGCCCGCGGCATCAACAATCACATGGGGTCCAGGTTCACCGAGGACCCCGAGGCCATGAGGGTTGTGCTGCAGCATCTGAAATCAAAGGATTTTTACTTTCTGGACAGCTATACCAGTGGGCAGAGTGCGGCCCTGTCGGTGGCGCGGGAACTGGGCATGGCCTGTGCCCGGCGGGATATTTTTTTGGATCATGAACCGACTGAAGAGTTTGTGCGCCGGCAGGTGCTCAAAGTCATCCGACGCGCCAAGCTGCAAGGGCAGGCCGTGGCCATCGGCCATCCTCATGCCGTCACCTTAAAGGTATTGCAGCAGGAAGCGGACACCTTTGCCAAGGAAGGCCTCGAGGTGGTGCCGTTAAAAAAGCTTCTGGAAGAACCTTCCAGAGAGAACGGCGCCGAGTCGGGAGTGTCTTGA
- a CDS encoding DUF1573 domain-containing protein: MKPQGWGSHLFSAGNFGGVLVAVFVVLKAATVIAASGPLAADTAKEQNAPRIAIENPTVDAGDVMENGVVSHDFVVRNVGSAPLSIQQVRPG, encoded by the coding sequence ATGAAACCGCAAGGCTGGGGGTCGCACCTTTTTTCAGCAGGGAACTTCGGTGGGGTTCTGGTTGCCGTGTTCGTGGTGTTAAAAGCAGCCACTGTCATAGCCGCTTCCGGTCCTTTGGCGGCGGACACGGCTAAGGAGCAGAATGCTCCTCGCATCGCTATTGAAAATCCAACCGTGGATGCCGGCGATGTGATGGAAAACGGCGTTGTTTCCCACGATTTTGTGGTGCGCAACGTTGGTTCGGCCCCCCTGTCCATCCAACAGGTTCGTCCGGGCTGA